The window TAGGGGGGAATAGCTCAACAAGGTTTGTCTGCTTACCAAGGGCAAATGGCAAAGGATCGCAAATTGTTCCCGGCGTGGCCGACGGGCGCATTGAGAGGGAAAATTGCGTGTTGTCGATCGCCAAGCCACAGCCCATCGCAGCGGCCCACAGAAGAATCGATTAAGGTTTTCTTGTTAACAATCGTATAAGCCGTGCTTCACAGACATGCTATGTGTATGCAAATATGCATGGGTCGCACTGTTGGAACCAACGGATCCTGGGATCAATGTAATGAATAGTTCTGATAATCTATCACTGAGGCAGAGTCGGGTTCAGGGGGTAATGATGGAATTGAAAACGAAAGACAATGACCCAAACCACACATAAGTACCGTGTGATCAGCAATCAATAGTTCTCCGTAGCTCTTGTGCTGCCCACCCCCCACCACATTCGCTTTCACGTATGTTCTCCGCGATGATACCAGCATTCGCTCATTTTGTTTCAGTCATTTTATTGATCCTGTCTTTGGGGCATGGAGCGTGGAGTCATGTCCTTTCCACTCATCATATCCGTTCCATGGAGGAAGCTTTACATTCCCACAACAAACGAGCTTTGGACGGCTATTACGTTATCGACCAACAGAAGGGAAGCGAATGGGGCTGCAGCGAGGAAAAGATCGCTGCGTTGGAGCATGTTATACGAAATGCTCGGGAAATGGCCTCTGCGGCTTCAAAAGTACTCGAGCGGCCAGGTTCTGAGCATTCCGAAGCTTACCGGATGTGGCTCGGAGGTACGTGGGAACCCAGTGAAGCGCTTTATTGACATCTTTAGCTAATGGGCTGGTAAAAGAGGGTAACTCTGATCCCGACACAAGAACTGCAATAAAGCGGCGGAACTTTGATCCTATTCAGAATCTGGAACCACCAGGGCAACAAAACCGTCTCGATGATATGAAATACAAAAACTTCAGTCCAACGGGCCTGACGTATATGTGCGCTGCCGAAGAAAATGAAGCCTGCAATGATGGTACCATTGCTTCCGCTCTCCAGCATGGGGTCAATGGTATCTGGGGCAATGTCTTTCTCTTGTGCGATAGGTTTTTCGAGCGTACATCCTACAAAAGGATGTTGCGAATATGGCGGTCTGAGAGAATACCCATGCTCGCTTCAGCATTTACTATAATTCACGAGTCGCAGCACATGGGTGCTATCGTGGGCAAATCAAGACGATGCACCGACGTCAAAAATCCAAAGCCACGCCCAGAAGATACTAGTCCTCTCTGCTACCACCCTGACTGGTAAGAACaaatctctctctctctctctctctctctctctcttccccgcCTTCTAAACCAAAAGGTTTTATTAATACGGCAATAGCTGTGCCACCCTCTCGAGTAAGGATAAAATCAGAAACGCACAAAACATGGCGTTCTTTGCATTGGAGGTTACCGCAAACCCCGAACGAGGTGAACCGCCCGAATTATCATCATGCACAATCATGAAAAGAGACACGGGCAACCTATTCTCGGGAAGGCTGGACGCCCTTTTGTCGAGGGCTGACTACTTTGCGAAACCCAAGCATGAGGGCAATATGCTGCGTAGGCAGGCAGGGTCTTTCACCACATCCGAGATACCCTGCGCGTCTAGACCGCCGCTTGCCATTCCCGTCGGGGGCGATGCGCTGCCTGATCGAGAAACCCTACCCCGGGCAGTCTTCGACAGGATGTTCCCCAGGGAACAAGGTCGGACATCGACGGCCGCTGCAAGCGCCCCTGTCGCTTGTCATAACTTCGATTTGGAAAAGTACGGGTACTGCTGCCCCGGTCCGGGCAATTCATGCAGGGACGACCCAAAGAAATGCtgggtgggaggggagggtgtCGGTGAGGGAGCTGCTGATGTTGTACCGGCCGGTGCGCGATGCCAGCCTCCGCCGGGTGCTGTGTTCTGAATTTCTTGCACCTGTTTCTTTCTAGTAATCAATATGTTGCTGAGGGAGTTCCGCGGTTTCTCCAATGGTTGATCATGCCGACTCGAGTGATGTCTCGTCGCGTTGCGTAAGGTGCACTCTGTGCGAGCCTTAAAGTCGTCAGCCAACGCGTACCCGCCGTGATAGACCAGACCGGACTCCTCTTCGAGACACCCGTCTTTGATTTTAGAACTACGGGTACAGAAGGTTCCTTGAAAACGTCCCCTGGTGAACATGGCGACGACTCGCGAGGTGTTGAGGTCAAATATGTTGTCTCCAGACTGTGCCTTTGGGGTTTCTCTGCGTCGAAGTActtcatccatccatccatccatccattgaaaaaaaaataaaacaatCTTTTTGGTCCAGGAAAAGTCTTCTGTATGCATTCAGGGCAGAGTGTCTGGTTTCCATCCGTGACTGGCTCGCACAGGTTTCGTTCCTGATGGGCCAAGTCCAAGAACACATGCATCAACCTGCCTTGTCAGCAGGCTTCGACATAAACCTGAGGGTGGCCTACCTCGAAATACTTAGTGGTTCGCCAGCGAACGTGACATTGTGTTAGATCCAGAGACTCAAGGATTGAACTCTGGCTTAATAACCTCTCTGAAGGATTCGAATCGCACCAATATTGGTTCGAAGCCCAGGAGAGTTCGGGATCCGACCACAAGTTCGCCCAGCGGGTATTTCGTCGATAGGTCTTTACTTTATCGGCTCTCTCGGTGTCTTTATAGCAATACAGCAATCTTGATGATGTGGAATGCCCTCCCCGACAAGCCGAGTCTTCGGATTCTTGAATACATCACTGGTGAATAGAGTTGCACGCCAAAACAACTCGCAGCGGTCTATCGCCAGGGGTAATACGGAACTAGGCCTTTTCTTTACGAGGAAGTTAGTACTTGCATTATCACAAAGGCAAGCATTTTGCCCGGCAGAATCACTTCTCTCAAACTCGCCCTCTCCACTGTGACGTTCCGGCGACGGTCGGATCACCCGGCGCCTTAGTCAGGCGATTGGGGGTGAGCACGTCCGATCCGACGGTGATTGCAGTCTTATCCGGGTCACCATTATCCTGTTGCGAGGGTTAGACCCTATTTATTCATCAACTCAAGACAGGATTCCAGTCACCAGCAGACCTCTCTACCATGCATCTGTACACCAGGTTCACTACATCGATTCAATACTCTCAACTGCCACGATGCCTCACACTTCAGTCACGATCATCGTCTCCCCCTACCACGTCGGCCTCTACGACCACCGCGTCGGCTCCGGGCCTCTCCGCATTTTGTCCCATGGCCTGGCCGACAAACTCGAGGCCCTCACGCCCATCAAGTTTGTCAACATCGGTCCCGTCGACGACTTCGAGGGCGAGATTGGAAGGACTTTCGAGGTGATTCGCCGCATTTCCGCGGCCATCTCCAGCGCGGTATCTGTCGATTCGTTCCCGCTCGTCTTGTCGGGCAACTGTTACGCCAGCGCTGCCGTGGCGGCCGGCCTGAACGAGTCTGTCCCTGACCTGAAAGTCTTGTGGATCGACGCGCACGACGATTTGGATACCCCGTCCACGAACGAGAACGGGTATCTTGAcgcgatggcgatgtcgatGATGAGCGGGCTGAGCTGGCACAGGCTCATGGGTTCTGTGCCGGGACACGTCCCTGTGAGCTTGGACAGAGTGGCGTACTGCGGGTTGAGGGATGTGAGTGAGACTCAGAGGAAGACTGTCACGGAGGCCGGCATTGATGTCGTCTGGGGCAATGCTGAGAAGAAGGTTGATTTTGGAGCGGAGCTGGGCACTCTGCTGGATCGCAAGGGGTTTGAAAAAACGCATATTCACTTGGACCTGGACGTCTTGGACGAGTCTCTGGGGAGGGTCAATGATTGGCCTTCCCCGGGAGGCTTGGATGGCCAGGATCTGATGAACTGTCTGGAGACTATaccgaagaagacggagccGACGAGTTTGGTGGTGTGTTCTTTCAACGCGAGgttggaggggggagacACGATTGCAAGACTTGCCGTCA is drawn from Colletotrichum destructivum chromosome 6, complete sequence and contains these coding sequences:
- a CDS encoding Putative metallopeptidase, catalytic domain superfamily is translated as MFSAMIPAFAHFVSVILLILSLGHGAWSHVLSTHHIRSMEEALHSHNKRALDGYYVIDQQKGSEWGCSEEKIAALEHVIRNAREMASAASKVLERPGSEHSEAYRMWLGEGNSDPDTRTAIKRRNFDPIQNLEPPGQQNRLDDMKYKNFSPTGLTYMCAAEENEACNDGTIASALQHGVNGIWGNVFLLCDRFFERTSYKRMLRIWRSERIPMLASAFTIIHESQHMGAIVGKSRRCTDVKNPKPRPEDTSPLCYHPDCCATLSSKDKIRNAQNMAFFALEVTANPERGEPPELSSCTIMKRDTGNLFSGRLDALLSRADYFAKPKHEGNMLRRQAGSFTTSEIPCASRPPLAIPVGGDALPDRETLPRAVFDRMFPREQGRTSTAAASAPVACHNFDLEKYGYCCPGPGNSCRDDPKKCWVGGEGVGEGAADVVPAGARCQPPPGAVF
- a CDS encoding Putative ureohydrolase; this encodes MPHTSVTIIVSPYHVGLYDHRVGSGPLRILSHGLADKLEALTPIKFVNIGPVDDFEGEIGRTFEVIRRISAAISSAVSVDSFPLVLSGNCYASAAVAAGLNESVPDLKVLWIDAHDDLDTPSTNENGYLDAMAMSMMSGLSWHRLMGSVPGHVPVSLDRVAYCGLRDVSETQRKTVTEAGIDVVWGNAEKKVDFGAELGTLLDRKGFEKTHIHLDLDVLDESLGRVNDWPSPGGLDGQDLMNCLETIPKKTEPTSLVVCSFNARLEGGDTIARLAVKGILQFVQGLKDRGVLTTDS